A genomic window from Triticum urartu cultivar G1812 chromosome 7, Tu2.1, whole genome shotgun sequence includes:
- the LOC125524029 gene encoding uncharacterized protein LOC125524029 has translation MDLPIELEVHDFDDAPRKLLDLMLRLESNKGAKSFFFGGWLGCGVGASAVLRATSELLRSERSDPDMRDHFDKIIHVDCSVWKNRRAMQRAIAEELNLHRLMHVFNKQDEDDDFRGIDVRSRVEIPSIGREINVSLRNERFLLIFHCGGEEDIDLTECGIPNPDFGTYALGLLLWTSYGRFQLSERKERVNSSPSYFKTIYLCPNEDDHSEQLLYHSLHEEATEVIGYTGMDDIKPSIVLDCFLYSLFLTGLLYKKPISVDYDWDTHACNYWICDDILQGEKSCEVGNALYGVIQLLCNPSKKTKRLAEHFGRRRELFNRWISISSNQLGEQDISVVPVNASSYFVTFGGDNQLQIPNGLFQLANNLRVLKLCNCSFNFPSPPFRCCHNLKFLWLEHCTNIGEEQGGRPCFLDLNTKFSPSLVEIYSM, from the exons ATGGATCTTCCAATAGAACTG GAGGTACATGACTTTGATGACGCCCCGAGAAAGCTGTTGGATCTTATGCTGCGCTTAGAGTCAAATAAAGGAGCTAAGTCATTCTTCTTTGGTGGCTGGCTCGGCTGTGGTGTTGGAGCCTCTGCTGTTCTCAGAGCGACATCTGAACTCCTGAGATCTGAAAGAAGTGATCCTGACATGAGAGACCATTTTGACAAAATTATCCATGTAGACTGCTCTGTGTGGAAAAATAGGAGAGCTATGCAGAGGGCAATCGCGGAGGAGTTAAACCTTCACCGTTTGATGCACGTGTTTAATAAGCAGGATGAGGATGATGATTTTAGAGGTATAGACGTGAGGTCTAGAGTGGAGATACCAAGTATCGGAAGAGAGATCAATGTGTCTCTGAGAAATGAAAGATTCCTGCTGATTTTTCACTGTGGGGGAGAAGAAGATATTGATTTGACAGAGTGTGGCATTCCTAATCCTGATTTTGGAACCTATGCTTTAGGATTACTTTTATGGACCAGTTATGGAAGATTTCAGCTCTCGGAGAGAAAGGAGAGGGTAAACTCAAGTCCTTCTTATTTTAAAACGATTTATTTATGTCCCAATGAGGATGACCACTCGGAGCAGCTATTGTATCATTCATTGCATGAAGAAGCTACCGAAGTGATTGGTTATACTGGCATGGATGATATCAAACCATCAATAGTCTTGGATTGTTTCTTGTATTCACTATTCCTCACAGGGCTACTATATAAAAAACCTATCAGTGTTGACTATGATTGGGATACACATGCTTGCAACTACTGGATATGTGATGACATCCTTCAAGGGGAAAAATCATGTGAGGTCGGCAATGCATTGTATGGAGTGATACAATTGTTGTGCAATCCATCCAAGAAAACAAAAAGATTGGCAGAACATTTTGGTCGACGAAGAGAACTATTTAACCGTTGGATTTCAATCTCTTCCAACCAACTAGGAGAACAAGATATCTCAGTTGTTCCTGTCAATGCATCATCATATTTTGTAACATTTGGGGGAGATAATCAACTACAAATACCAAATGGTCTGTTTCAACTAGCCAACAACCTCCGCGTGCTAAAATTGTGCAATTGCAGCTTTAACTTTCCATCCCCTCCTTTCAGATGCTGCCACAACCTAAAATTTCTTTGGCTTGAACATTGCACAAATATTGGGGAGGAGCAAGGTGGACGTCCAtgctttttggatctcaatacaaagttctccccctctcttgtggagatctattcgatgtaa